A window from Pseudomonas campi encodes these proteins:
- the thiC gene encoding phosphomethylpyrimidine synthase ThiC — MRAEQAKNLSESAQVDQQSIQPFPRSQKVYVQGSRPDIRVPMREISLDVTPTAFGGEINAPVTVYDTSGPYTDPTVTIDVRQGLADVRSAWIDDRGDTEKLPGLSSEFGQRRLNDAELTAMRFAHVRNPRKAKAGKNVSQMHYARQGIITPEMEYVAIRENMKLAEAREAGLLKEQHGGQSFGASIPKEITAEFVREEIARGRAIIPANINHVELEPMIIGRNFLVKINGNIGNSALGSSIEEEVAKLTWGIRWGSDTVMDLSTGKHIHETREWIIRNSPVPIGTVPIYQALEKVNGVAEDLTWELFRDTLIEQAEQGVDYFTIHAGVLLRYVPLTAKRVTGIVSRGGSIMAKWCLAHHKENFLYTHFEEICEIMKAYDVSFSLGDGLRPGSIADANDAAQFGELETLGELTKIAWKHDVQTMIEGPGHVPMQLIKENMDKQLECCDEAPFYTLGPLTTDIAPGYDHITSGIGAAMIGWFGCAMLCYVTPKEHLGLPNKDDVKTGIITYKIAAHAADLAKGHPGAQIRDNALSKARFEFRWEDQFNLGLDPDTARSYHDETLPKDSAKVAHFCSMCGPKFCSMKITQEVRDYAKENGLSDESLAVEAGFKEQAERFKGEGSVIYKQV, encoded by the coding sequence ATGCGTGCCGAACAAGCCAAGAATCTGAGTGAAAGCGCTCAGGTCGACCAGCAGTCGATCCAGCCCTTCCCCCGTTCGCAGAAAGTCTATGTACAGGGTTCGCGCCCGGATATCCGCGTACCGATGCGCGAGATCAGCCTGGATGTGACACCGACTGCATTCGGCGGCGAGATCAACGCCCCGGTCACCGTGTACGACACCTCCGGCCCCTACACCGACCCGACTGTGACCATCGACGTGCGCCAGGGTCTGGCCGACGTGCGCAGCGCCTGGATCGACGACCGTGGCGACACCGAAAAACTGCCGGGCCTGTCCTCCGAGTTCGGCCAGCGCCGCCTGAACGACGCCGAGCTGACCGCCATGCGCTTCGCCCACGTGCGCAACCCGCGCAAGGCCAAGGCCGGCAAGAACGTCAGCCAGATGCACTACGCCCGCCAGGGCATCATCACGCCGGAGATGGAATACGTCGCCATCCGCGAGAACATGAAGCTGGCGGAAGCGCGCGAGGCTGGCCTGCTCAAGGAGCAGCACGGCGGCCAGAGCTTCGGCGCCAGCATTCCGAAAGAGATCACTGCCGAGTTCGTCCGCGAGGAAATTGCCCGCGGTCGCGCCATCATCCCGGCCAACATCAACCACGTGGAACTGGAGCCGATGATCATCGGCCGCAACTTCCTGGTGAAGATCAACGGCAACATCGGCAACTCGGCGCTGGGTTCTTCGATTGAAGAAGAAGTGGCCAAGCTGACCTGGGGCATCCGCTGGGGTTCGGATACCGTCATGGACCTGTCCACCGGCAAGCATATCCATGAGACCCGCGAGTGGATCATCCGCAACTCGCCGGTGCCGATCGGCACCGTGCCGATCTATCAGGCGCTGGAGAAGGTCAACGGCGTGGCCGAGGACCTGACCTGGGAACTGTTCCGCGACACCCTGATCGAGCAGGCCGAACAGGGCGTGGACTACTTCACTATCCACGCCGGCGTATTGCTGCGCTATGTGCCGCTGACCGCCAAGCGCGTCACCGGCATCGTTAGCCGTGGCGGCTCGATCATGGCCAAGTGGTGCCTGGCCCATCATAAAGAGAACTTCCTCTATACCCACTTCGAGGAAATCTGCGAAATCATGAAGGCCTACGACGTCAGCTTCTCGCTGGGCGATGGCCTGCGTCCCGGTTCGATCGCCGACGCCAACGACGCCGCCCAGTTCGGCGAGCTGGAAACCCTCGGCGAGCTGACCAAGATTGCCTGGAAGCACGACGTGCAGACCATGATCGAAGGCCCCGGCCACGTGCCGATGCAGCTGATCAAGGAGAACATGGACAAGCAGCTGGAATGCTGCGACGAGGCGCCGTTCTACACCCTCGGCCCGCTGACCACCGACATCGCCCCCGGCTACGACCACATCACCAGTGGCATCGGTGCGGCGATGATCGGCTGGTTCGGCTGCGCCATGCTCTGCTACGTCACGCCCAAGGAGCACCTGGGCCTGCCGAACAAGGATGACGTGAAGACCGGCATCATCACCTACAAGATCGCCGCGCATGCCGCCGACCTGGCCAAGGGTCACCCGGGCGCGCAGATCCGCGACAATGCCCTGAGCAAGGCGCGTTTCGAGTTCCGCTGGGAAGACCAGTTCAACCTCGGCCTCGACCCGGACACCGCGCGCAGCTACCACGACGAGACCCTGCCCAAGGACTCGGCCAAGGTCGCGCACTTCTGCTCCATGTGCGGGCCGAAGTTCTGCTCGATGAAGATCACCCAGGAAGTGCGCGACTACGCCAAGGAGAACGGCCTGTCCGACGAGAGCCTGGCGGTCGAGGCCGGCTTCAAGGAACAGGCCGAGCGCTTCAAGGGCGAGGGTTCGGTGATCTACAAGCAGGTCTGA
- a CDS encoding TolC family outer membrane protein yields MLRRLSLALAVASAASGMAWAADAPAGSKTGLVTVYNEAVKNNADLAAARANYGAISEVVPQARAGLLPNLSAGADMTNTDTQVDRSIGDLDSSRSGTSYRASLSQPLFRADRWFQYQAAKATNEQASLALSATEQNLILQSAETYFAVLRAQDTLASTKAEEAAFKRQLDQANERFDVGLSDKTDVLEAQAGYDTSRANRIIAERNVQDAFQALVTLTNNEYAAIEGIQHTLPILVPVPNDAKAWVDTAAQQNLNLQSSNFAVDAAEETLRQRKSGHAPTLDAVAQYQKGDNDSLGFNNSDALSVYDGDAEQTTIGLQLNIPIYSGGLTSSQVREAYQTLTQTEQERESLRRQIVENTRNLHRAVNTDVETVQARKQSIISNQSALEATEIGYQVGTRNIVDVLDAQRQLYSSVRNYNDARYDYIINNLRLKQAAGTLAPSDLDALSSFLKPDYNPDQDFLPPDLAKAAEAQLNGNPEY; encoded by the coding sequence ATGCTACGCAGACTCTCTCTGGCGCTCGCAGTAGCTTCCGCCGCATCCGGAATGGCCTGGGCCGCTGACGCCCCGGCTGGCAGCAAAACCGGTCTGGTGACCGTGTACAACGAGGCGGTGAAGAACAACGCCGACCTGGCCGCCGCCCGCGCCAACTACGGCGCCATCAGCGAAGTGGTACCGCAGGCCCGTGCCGGCCTGCTGCCGAACCTGTCCGCCGGCGCCGACATGACCAACACCGACACCCAGGTCGATCGCAGCATCGGCGACCTGGACTCCTCGCGCAGTGGCACCTCCTACCGCGCCAGCCTGAGCCAGCCACTGTTCCGTGCCGACCGCTGGTTCCAGTACCAGGCGGCCAAGGCCACCAACGAGCAGGCCAGCCTGGCCTTGTCCGCGACCGAACAGAACCTGATCCTGCAGAGCGCCGAGACCTACTTCGCGGTGCTGCGCGCCCAGGACACCCTGGCTTCGACCAAGGCCGAAGAAGCGGCGTTCAAGCGCCAGCTGGACCAGGCCAACGAGCGCTTCGACGTCGGCCTGTCGGACAAGACCGATGTACTGGAAGCCCAGGCCGGTTACGACACTTCCCGCGCCAACCGCATCATCGCCGAGCGCAATGTGCAGGACGCCTTCCAGGCTCTGGTCACCCTGACCAACAACGAATATGCCGCCATCGAAGGCATCCAGCACACCCTGCCGATCCTGGTGCCGGTGCCGAACGATGCCAAAGCCTGGGTCGATACCGCCGCCCAGCAGAACCTCAATCTGCAGTCCAGCAACTTTGCCGTGGATGCAGCTGAAGAAACCCTGCGCCAGCGCAAGTCCGGCCATGCGCCGACCCTCGACGCCGTGGCGCAGTACCAGAAGGGCGACAACGACTCGCTCGGTTTCAACAACAGCGACGCGCTGTCGGTCTACGACGGCGATGCCGAGCAGACCACCATCGGCCTGCAGCTGAATATCCCGATCTACAGCGGCGGCCTGACCAGCTCGCAAGTGCGCGAGGCCTATCAGACCCTGACCCAGACCGAGCAGGAGCGCGAAAGCCTGCGCCGGCAGATCGTCGAGAACACCCGCAACCTGCACCGCGCGGTGAACACCGATGTGGAAACCGTACAGGCGCGCAAGCAGTCGATCATCTCCAACCAGAGCGCCCTGGAAGCCACCGAAATCGGCTATCAGGTCGGTACCCGCAACATCGTCGACGTGCTCGATGCTCAGCGTCAGCTGTACAGCTCGGTGCGTAACTACAACGATGCGCGCTACGACTACATCATCAACAACCTGCGCCTGAAACAGGCCGCCGGCACCCTGGCACCGTCCGACCTGGATGCGCTGTCCAGCTTCCTCAAGCCGGACTACAACCCGGACCAGGACTTCCTGCCGCCGGACCTGGCCAAGGCCGCCGAAGCTCAGCTCAATGGCAACCCCGAGTACTGA
- a CDS encoding TIGR03862 family flavoprotein: MPAVSPPQSPTVAIIGGGPAGLMAAEVLANAGVRVELYDAMPSLGRKFLLAGVGGMNITHSEPKAAFLGRYRERREEVAGLLADFDADSLRAWIHGLGIDTFVGTSGRVFPSDMKAAPLLRAWLKRLREAGVRLHTRSRWLGWNSDGSLRLQTSEGEQAIHADACVLALGGGSWARLGSDGAWVPLLQQRGVSSAPLQPANCGFEVASWSALLRDKFAGAPLKNVTLALADEAPRRGEFILTAVGVEGSLVYALSAAIREQIEQTGSATLHLDLQPDRSLEKVSQLLAKPRGSRSMAKHLHSQLGLDGVKAALLRELTNAAQFAEPGLLAAAIKALPLCLLRPRPLDEAISSAGGVPFEQLDANLMLHRLPGVFCAGEMLDWEAPTGGYLLTACFASGRAAGLGALAWLQARGLPL, translated from the coding sequence ATGCCTGCAGTTTCGCCTCCGCAATCGCCCACAGTCGCCATCATCGGTGGCGGCCCCGCCGGGCTGATGGCCGCCGAAGTGCTGGCCAATGCCGGCGTGCGCGTCGAGCTGTACGACGCCATGCCCTCGCTGGGGCGCAAGTTTCTCCTGGCCGGGGTCGGCGGGATGAACATCACCCACTCAGAACCGAAAGCGGCGTTCCTCGGCCGCTACCGCGAGCGCCGCGAGGAAGTCGCCGGCTTGCTCGCCGACTTCGATGCCGACAGCCTGCGCGCCTGGATCCATGGCCTGGGCATCGACACCTTCGTCGGCACCTCCGGCCGCGTGTTCCCCAGCGACATGAAAGCCGCGCCGCTACTGCGCGCCTGGCTCAAGCGCCTGCGTGAGGCCGGCGTGCGCCTGCACACGCGCAGCCGCTGGCTGGGCTGGAACAGCGATGGCAGCCTGCGCCTGCAGACCAGCGAGGGCGAACAGGCGATCCACGCCGATGCCTGCGTGCTGGCCCTGGGTGGCGGCAGCTGGGCGCGCCTGGGTTCCGATGGCGCCTGGGTGCCCCTGCTGCAACAGCGCGGAGTGAGCAGCGCCCCGCTGCAGCCGGCCAACTGTGGTTTCGAGGTGGCGAGCTGGAGCGCCCTGCTGCGTGACAAGTTCGCCGGCGCCCCGCTGAAGAACGTGACCCTGGCCCTGGCCGACGAGGCGCCGCGGCGTGGCGAATTCATCCTCACCGCAGTCGGCGTGGAGGGCAGCCTGGTCTACGCCCTCTCGGCCGCCATCCGCGAGCAGATCGAACAGACCGGCAGCGCCACCCTGCATCTCGACCTGCAGCCGGATCGCTCGCTGGAGAAGGTCAGCCAGTTGCTGGCCAAGCCGCGCGGTTCGCGCTCCATGGCCAAGCACCTGCACAGCCAGCTGGGACTCGACGGGGTCAAGGCCGCGCTGCTGCGCGAGCTGACCAACGCCGCACAATTCGCCGAACCGGGCCTGCTGGCGGCGGCGATCAAGGCCCTGCCGCTGTGCCTGCTGCGCCCACGCCCCCTGGACGAGGCGATCAGCAGCGCCGGCGGCGTGCCGTTCGAGCAACTGGATGCGAACCTGATGCTGCACCGGCTGCCCGGCGTGTTCTGCGCTGGCGAGATGCTCGACTGGGAAGCGCCGACCGGCGGCTACCTGCTCACCGCCTGCTTCGCCAGCGGCCGTGCGGCCGGGTTGGGCGCATTGGCGTGGCTGCAGGCTCGGGGCCTGCCCCTGTAG
- a CDS encoding TM2 domain-containing protein translates to MPAQPATAQHVYCRYCGTAIGRLDNHCPACNAGQNLKPRNQIVAGLLALFLGGLGMHRFYLGQWWGLFYLLLCWSGIPMLVALVEAISFLATDKQDWKERYGHTDGSSWLIAIVSVGLLLIAVALLLAIMIVALSDPAAPIEFSELLLERPD, encoded by the coding sequence ATGCCAGCCCAGCCCGCCACCGCCCAACACGTTTACTGCCGCTACTGCGGCACGGCCATCGGCCGGCTGGACAATCACTGCCCCGCCTGCAACGCCGGGCAAAACCTCAAGCCGCGCAACCAGATAGTCGCCGGCCTGCTCGCCCTGTTTCTCGGTGGCCTGGGCATGCACCGTTTCTACCTGGGCCAATGGTGGGGCCTGTTCTACCTGCTGCTGTGCTGGAGCGGCATTCCCATGCTGGTTGCCCTGGTGGAGGCGATCAGCTTCCTGGCGACCGACAAGCAAGACTGGAAAGAGCGCTACGGCCATACCGATGGCAGCAGCTGGTTGATCGCCATCGTCAGCGTCGGCCTGCTGCTCATCGCCGTCGCGCTGCTCCTGGCCATCATGATCGTGGCCCTCAGCGATCCCGCCGCGCCCATCGAGTTCAGCGAGCTGCTGCTGGAGCGGCCGGACTGA
- a CDS encoding histone deacetylase, with protein MYLPLVYHDDYSPPFPAGHRFPMEKFRLLRDHLVDSGLTTDSELQRPQICPPEVLALAHCPAYIERFLAGELTAQEQRRLGLPWSEALARRTVRAVGGSLLAAELALQHGIACHLAGGTHHAHFDHASGFCIFNDLAVVALHLLESGQAGRVLIFDCDVHQGDGSARILENVPDAITVSLHCEKNFPARKANSDWDIGLPIGMGDAAYLKVVNDSLGYLLALYQPDIVLYDAGVDVHRDDALGYLQLTDAGIAARDEAVLRHCLEREIPVVGLIGGGYDKDRAALARRHGILHHSAARVLQALRA; from the coding sequence ATGTACCTGCCGCTGGTCTACCACGACGACTACAGCCCGCCCTTCCCGGCCGGCCATCGCTTCCCGATGGAGAAGTTTCGCCTGCTGCGCGATCACCTGGTGGACAGCGGCCTGACGACCGACAGCGAACTGCAGCGCCCGCAGATCTGCCCGCCCGAGGTGCTGGCCCTGGCCCACTGCCCGGCCTATATCGAGCGTTTTCTCGCCGGCGAGCTGACCGCGCAGGAGCAGCGCCGCCTCGGCCTGCCCTGGAGTGAAGCCCTGGCCCGGCGCACCGTGCGTGCGGTGGGCGGCTCGCTGCTGGCCGCCGAGCTGGCGCTGCAGCACGGTATCGCCTGCCACCTGGCCGGCGGCACTCACCATGCCCACTTCGACCATGCCTCCGGTTTCTGCATTTTCAACGACCTGGCGGTGGTGGCCCTGCATCTGCTGGAAAGCGGTCAGGCCGGGCGCGTACTGATCTTCGACTGCGACGTGCACCAGGGCGACGGCAGCGCGCGCATCCTGGAAAACGTGCCCGACGCCATCACCGTGTCGCTGCACTGCGAGAAGAACTTCCCGGCACGCAAGGCCAACAGCGACTGGGACATCGGCCTGCCGATCGGCATGGGTGACGCCGCCTATCTCAAGGTGGTCAACGACAGCCTCGGCTACCTGCTGGCCCTCTACCAGCCGGATATCGTGCTGTACGACGCTGGCGTCGACGTACACCGCGATGACGCCCTTGGCTATCTGCAACTGACCGACGCCGGCATCGCCGCCCGCGATGAAGCGGTGCTGCGCCATTGCCTGGAGCGCGAGATTCCGGTGGTCGGCCTGATCGGTGGCGGCTACGACAAAGACCGCGCGGCCCTGGCGCGCCGCCACGGCATCCTCCACCACAGCGCGGCGCGGGTGCTGCAGGCCCTGCGGGCCTGA
- a CDS encoding SagB/ThcOx family dehydrogenase codes for MDAEQAVRAYHQLSKHRPDGYAPGPGQLDWATQPAPFRRYTGARLIELWQRPQEESPGYDAVFAEPLGAPAELNRASLAQLLYDSLALSAWKEAGGNRWALRVNPSSGNLHPTEAYLLLPPGVVDEAGVLAHYAPDQHALELRAELPAALGEQLREALPVGGLLLGLASIPWREAWKYGERAYRYCQHDLGHALACLSIAASLHGWQVRLLRGVAEARLDGLLGLDREGFHEAEHADCLLWIGPPQSGEFKLPSSLLNGLAALEQAGQPNRLSRHYRDWPELARVQAVCRAPGLSPAEWTAPTGLLATDNPGLPLRPILHRRRSAQSFDGRSGIHAELLFAWLRRLLPGHSPVPFAVLGTPAQVDLLLFVHRVQGLEPGLYWLSRGDGQAQPEGLRADFAWQPAHAELPLYRLLTGDARGLAGFLSCGQDIASDGCVALAMLARFDQALGEGAWHYPRLYWECGQIGQLLYLEAEAAGLSGTGIGCFFDDQVHELLELADSRWQSLYHFTIGRAVWDERLSSQPAYPVLRRPEGGES; via the coding sequence ATGGATGCCGAACAGGCCGTACGCGCCTACCACCAGCTCAGCAAGCATCGCCCGGATGGTTATGCGCCGGGGCCCGGCCAGCTCGACTGGGCGACCCAGCCGGCGCCGTTCCGCCGATACACCGGGGCGCGGCTGATCGAGTTGTGGCAGCGCCCGCAGGAGGAGTCGCCGGGCTACGACGCGGTGTTTGCAGAGCCGCTCGGCGCGCCGGCCGAGCTGAACCGCGCCAGCCTGGCGCAACTGCTGTACGACAGCCTGGCGCTGTCGGCCTGGAAGGAGGCTGGCGGCAATCGCTGGGCGCTGCGGGTCAATCCGTCGTCGGGCAACCTGCACCCGACCGAGGCCTACCTGCTGCTGCCGCCCGGTGTGGTGGACGAGGCCGGCGTGCTGGCCCATTACGCGCCCGATCAGCATGCTCTGGAGCTGCGCGCCGAGCTGCCGGCGGCGCTGGGCGAGCAACTGCGTGAAGCGCTGCCGGTTGGCGGCCTCCTGCTGGGCCTGGCCAGCATTCCCTGGCGCGAGGCGTGGAAGTACGGCGAGCGCGCTTACCGTTACTGCCAGCACGACCTCGGCCACGCGCTGGCCTGCTTGAGTATTGCCGCCAGCCTCCACGGCTGGCAGGTGCGCCTGCTGCGCGGGGTGGCGGAGGCTCGCCTGGACGGCCTGCTCGGCCTTGATCGCGAGGGCTTCCACGAAGCCGAGCACGCCGACTGCCTGCTGTGGATCGGTCCGCCGCAGTCGGGTGAGTTCAAGCTGCCGAGCAGTCTGCTCAATGGCCTGGCCGCGCTGGAGCAGGCCGGGCAGCCCAATCGCCTGTCGCGCCACTACCGCGATTGGCCGGAGCTGGCGCGGGTGCAGGCCGTGTGCCGCGCGCCAGGATTGTCGCCGGCTGAGTGGACGGCGCCGACAGGTCTGCTGGCCACGGACAACCCCGGCCTGCCGTTGCGGCCGATCCTGCACCGGCGGCGCAGCGCCCAGTCTTTCGACGGGCGTAGCGGCATTCACGCCGAGCTGCTGTTCGCCTGGCTGCGGCGTCTGCTGCCGGGCCATTCGCCGGTGCCCTTCGCCGTGCTCGGTACGCCGGCACAGGTCGATTTGCTGCTGTTCGTCCACCGTGTTCAAGGCCTGGAGCCCGGCCTGTACTGGCTGTCGCGCGGCGACGGGCAAGCTCAGCCAGAGGGGCTGCGTGCGGATTTCGCCTGGCAGCCTGCGCATGCCGAGCTGCCGCTGTACCGCCTGTTGACTGGCGATGCCCGTGGCCTGGCCGGCTTCCTCTCCTGCGGCCAGGACATCGCCAGCGATGGCTGTGTAGCCCTGGCCATGCTGGCGCGCTTCGACCAGGCCCTGGGCGAGGGCGCCTGGCACTATCCACGGCTGTACTGGGAGTGCGGGCAGATCGGCCAGCTGCTCTATCTGGAAGCCGAGGCGGCGGGCCTGTCCGGCACCGGAATCGGCTGTTTCTTCGACGATCAGGTGCATGAATTGCTCGAACTGGCCGACAGCCGCTGGCAAAGTCTTTACCATTTCACCATTGGCCGCGCGGTGTGGGATGAGCGTCTCTCCTCGCAGCCGGCCTACCCCGTATTGCGCCGCCCCGAGGGAGGGGAATCATGA
- the tesB gene encoding acyl-CoA thioesterase II, whose translation MSQVLEDLVALLSLEQIEENLFRGLSQDLGFRQLFGGQVLGQCVSAASQTVEEARHVHSLHGYFLRPGDASLPVVYQVERIRDGGSFSTRRVTAIQKGQPIFSCAASFQFDEQGFSHQLPMPDVPGPENLPSETELARQVAQLIPERMRERMTSDKPIEIRPVTRINPFAPEPCEPVKYVWFRAAGTLPAEPQLHKFLLAYASDFNLLTTSMQPHGVSVFQKFMQVASLDHALWFHGDLRMDDWLLYAMDSPWAGNARGFARASIFNRSGQLVASSCQEGLTRLREDWK comes from the coding sequence ATGAGTCAAGTGCTGGAAGATCTGGTGGCCCTGCTAAGCCTGGAGCAAATCGAGGAAAACCTGTTCCGCGGCCTGAGCCAGGACCTTGGCTTCCGCCAGCTGTTCGGCGGCCAGGTGCTCGGCCAGTGCGTGTCGGCGGCCAGCCAGACGGTGGAGGAAGCGCGCCACGTGCATTCCCTGCACGGCTACTTCCTACGTCCCGGCGACGCCAGCCTGCCGGTGGTGTACCAGGTCGAGCGCATCCGCGACGGTGGCAGCTTCAGCACCCGGCGGGTCACGGCGATTCAGAAGGGCCAGCCGATCTTCTCCTGCGCCGCTTCTTTCCAGTTCGACGAGCAGGGCTTCAGCCACCAGCTGCCGATGCCCGACGTGCCCGGCCCGGAAAACCTGCCCTCGGAAACCGAGCTGGCGCGCCAGGTCGCACAGCTGATCCCGGAGCGCATGCGCGAGCGCATGACCAGCGACAAGCCGATCGAGATCCGCCCGGTGACGCGCATCAACCCCTTCGCGCCCGAGCCGTGCGAGCCGGTCAAATATGTCTGGTTCCGCGCCGCCGGTACGCTGCCGGCCGAGCCGCAGCTGCACAAGTTCCTGCTGGCCTACGCCAGTGACTTCAACCTGCTGACCACCTCGATGCAGCCGCACGGCGTCTCGGTGTTCCAGAAGTTCATGCAGGTCGCCAGCCTCGACCATGCGCTGTGGTTCCACGGCGATCTGCGCATGGACGACTGGCTGCTGTACGCCATGGACAGCCCCTGGGCCGGCAACGCCCGCGGCTTTGCCCGCGCCAGCATCTTCAATCGCAGCGGCCAGTTGGTGGCGTCGTCCTGCCAGGAGGGGCTGACCCGCCTGCGCGAGGATTGGAAGTGA
- a CDS encoding HAD family hydrolase, whose translation MSVVRLRSSRHWVFDMDGTLTIAVHDFEAIKRALAIPACDDILHHLAALPADEAAAKHAWLLEHERELALAAQPAPGAVELVRELQQRDCRLGILTRNAHELALLTLQAIGLGDCFVSRDVVGRDEAPPKPHPGGLLQLAGQWQVAPQQLVMVGDYRFDLDCARAAGACGVLVNLAENPWPELADHFAVDCHALLAQVQG comes from the coding sequence ATGAGCGTCGTTCGACTACGCAGTAGCCGGCACTGGGTGTTCGACATGGACGGCACCCTGACCATCGCCGTGCATGACTTCGAGGCGATCAAGCGCGCCCTGGCGATCCCCGCCTGCGACGACATCCTCCATCACCTGGCCGCGCTGCCGGCGGACGAAGCGGCGGCCAAGCATGCCTGGTTGCTCGAGCACGAACGCGAGCTGGCCCTGGCCGCGCAGCCGGCGCCGGGAGCCGTGGAGCTGGTGCGCGAACTGCAGCAGCGCGACTGCCGCCTCGGCATCCTCACCCGCAACGCCCACGAACTGGCGCTGCTGACCCTGCAGGCGATCGGCCTCGGCGACTGCTTTGTCAGTCGCGATGTGGTCGGCCGTGACGAGGCGCCGCCCAAGCCGCATCCCGGCGGCCTGCTGCAGCTGGCTGGGCAATGGCAAGTGGCGCCGCAGCAACTGGTGATGGTCGGTGACTACCGCTTCGACCTCGACTGCGCCCGCGCCGCTGGAGCTTGCGGCGTGCTGGTCAACCTGGCGGAGAATCCCTGGCCGGAACTGGCCGATCACTTCGCCGTGGATTGCCACGCCCTGCTCGCCCAGGTTCAGGGCTAA
- a CDS encoding long-chain-acyl-CoA synthetase: protein MSHADLITLPRLLQRLPRLLLDLPGIAKGLHIASRSRGQRPVGLGLCVEQAARANPDGAALIQGDEQLSYAEFNQWANRLAHYLQARGLGKGDSVVLMLENRLELLACVTACAKLGVVSALINSSQRGQVLAHSINLVQPKLALVGEELLAAFQEVEAQLQLAQDARLYFADQPTWRDPGMAPTGWQHPAAELHAYPTSNPQLAEPVRAADPCFYIYTSGTTGLPKAVVFNHGRFMKGYGVFGFAAVRLGNTDRLYCSLPFYHATAMVVCWGSVLAGQAALIMVRKFSASRFWEDVQRHQATAFGYVGELCRYLLDQPPRANDGANPIRVMVGNGLRPSIWQAFKQRFAVERVMELYASSEGNIGFTNLLNFDNTVGFSPYPYAIVQYDQESEAPRRDADGRLQRVGKGEAGLLLGQITANTPFDGYTDMKKTETCILRDVFEPGDAWFNTGDLMRDIGFKHAQFVDRLGDTFRWKGENVSTSQVEAILDGIEQISETAVYGVEIPGTNGRAGMACMRLDCPPAQFDFHALLNELRRELPVYAVPLFLRLSAQLETTGTFKHKKAPLKEQAYDLERCSDPLYAWLPGSDRYVPLTRELQAAIAAGAYRY, encoded by the coding sequence ATGAGTCATGCCGACCTGATTACCCTGCCACGCCTGCTGCAACGTCTACCGCGCCTGCTGCTCGACCTGCCCGGCATCGCCAAGGGCCTGCATATCGCCAGCCGCAGTCGCGGCCAACGTCCGGTCGGTCTGGGCCTGTGCGTCGAGCAGGCGGCGCGCGCCAACCCCGACGGTGCGGCGCTGATCCAGGGTGACGAACAACTCAGCTATGCCGAGTTCAACCAGTGGGCCAACCGCCTCGCCCACTACCTGCAGGCCCGTGGCCTGGGCAAGGGCGACAGCGTGGTGCTGATGCTGGAGAACCGCCTGGAGCTGCTGGCCTGCGTCACCGCCTGCGCCAAGCTCGGCGTGGTAAGCGCACTGATCAACAGCAGCCAGCGCGGTCAGGTGCTGGCGCACAGCATCAACCTGGTGCAACCGAAACTGGCACTGGTCGGCGAGGAACTGCTGGCGGCTTTCCAGGAAGTCGAAGCGCAGTTGCAGCTGGCCCAGGACGCGCGCCTGTATTTCGCCGACCAGCCGACCTGGCGCGACCCCGGCATGGCGCCCACAGGCTGGCAGCACCCGGCCGCCGAGCTGCACGCCTACCCGACGAGCAATCCGCAGCTAGCCGAGCCGGTACGCGCCGCCGACCCCTGCTTCTACATCTACACCTCCGGCACCACCGGCCTGCCGAAAGCCGTGGTGTTCAACCACGGGCGCTTCATGAAGGGCTACGGCGTGTTCGGTTTCGCCGCCGTGCGCCTGGGCAACACCGACCGCCTGTACTGCAGCCTGCCGTTCTACCACGCCACCGCCATGGTGGTGTGCTGGGGCTCGGTGCTGGCTGGCCAGGCGGCGCTGATCATGGTGCGCAAGTTCAGCGCCAGCCGTTTCTGGGAGGACGTGCAGCGCCACCAGGCGACCGCCTTCGGTTATGTCGGCGAGTTGTGCCGCTACCTGCTGGACCAGCCGCCGCGTGCCAACGACGGCGCCAACCCGATCCGTGTGATGGTTGGCAACGGCCTGCGCCCGAGCATCTGGCAGGCATTCAAACAGCGCTTCGCGGTCGAGCGGGTGATGGAGCTGTATGCCTCCAGCGAAGGCAATATCGGTTTCACCAATCTGCTCAACTTCGACAATACCGTGGGCTTCTCGCCCTACCCCTACGCCATCGTCCAGTACGACCAGGAGTCCGAGGCGCCGCGCCGCGATGCCGACGGCCGGCTGCAACGAGTGGGCAAAGGCGAAGCCGGGTTGCTGCTCGGGCAGATCACCGCGAATACTCCGTTCGATGGCTACACCGATATGAAGAAGACCGAGACCTGCATCCTGCGCGACGTGTTCGAGCCCGGCGATGCCTGGTTCAACACCGGCGACCTGATGCGCGACATCGGCTTCAAGCACGCCCAGTTCGTCGACCGCCTCGGCGACACCTTCCGCTGGAAAGGCGAGAACGTCTCCACCTCGCAGGTCGAGGCGATCCTCGATGGCATCGAGCAGATCAGCGAGACGGCCGTGTATGGCGTGGAAATCCCCGGCACCAACGGCCGCGCCGGCATGGCCTGCATGCGCCTGGATTGCCCGCCGGCGCAGTTCGACTTCCATGCCCTGCTCAACGAGCTGCGCCGCGAGCTGCCGGTCTACGCCGTGCCGCTGTTCCTGCGCCTGAGCGCGCAACTGGAGACCACCGGCACCTTCAAGCACAAGAAGGCGCCGCTGAAGGAGCAGGCCTATGACCTCGAACGCTGCAGCGATCCGCTGTATGCCTGGCTGCCCGGCAGCGACCGCTACGTGCCACTGACCCGCGAACTGCAGGCGGCCATCGCTGCCGGTGCCTATCGCTACTGA